Proteins encoded within one genomic window of Actinoplanes octamycinicus:
- a CDS encoding DUF3097 domain-containing protein, producing MYGEDVLSGNWRRRKVIPEVDAEPDLVVEDADSGFCGAVVGFEYGAVVLEDRHGKRRNFPLEPAAFLLDGQVVTLRRPAPQTAPAPRRLTASGSVAVAGVTARVAKASRIWVEGIHDAALVERIWGDDLRIEGVVVEPLDGIDDLAAAVRDFRPGPQRRLGVLVDHLVPGSKESRIVAAVTHPDVLITGHPYVDVWQAVRPERVGLRAWPVIPPGRPWKEGVCEAVGVREPADMWRRILASVHSYRDVETPLINSMERLIDHVTVLPD from the coding sequence ATGTATGGGGAGGACGTGCTGTCCGGCAACTGGCGCCGGCGAAAAGTGATCCCGGAGGTGGACGCCGAGCCGGACCTGGTCGTCGAGGACGCCGACTCCGGGTTCTGTGGCGCGGTGGTCGGCTTCGAGTACGGCGCGGTGGTGCTGGAGGACCGGCACGGCAAGCGCCGCAACTTCCCGCTCGAGCCGGCCGCCTTCCTGCTCGACGGGCAGGTCGTCACGCTGCGCCGACCGGCCCCGCAGACGGCGCCCGCGCCGCGCCGGCTGACCGCCTCCGGGTCGGTCGCGGTGGCCGGGGTGACCGCGCGGGTGGCCAAGGCCAGCCGGATCTGGGTGGAGGGCATCCACGACGCCGCCCTGGTCGAGCGGATCTGGGGCGACGACCTGCGGATCGAGGGCGTGGTGGTGGAGCCGCTGGACGGCATCGACGACCTGGCCGCCGCCGTCCGGGACTTCCGGCCCGGACCGCAGCGCCGGCTCGGGGTGCTGGTCGACCACCTGGTGCCGGGCTCCAAGGAGAGCCGGATCGTGGCCGCGGTCACCCATCCGGACGTGCTGATCACCGGTCATCCTTATGTGGACGTCTGGCAGGCGGTCCGACCCGAACGGGTGGGCCTGCGCGCGTGGCCGGTCATCCCGCCGGGGCGGCCCTGGAAGGAGGGCGTCTGCGAGGCGGTCGGGGTGCGCGAGCCGGCCGACATGTGGCGCCGGATCCTGGCCTCGGTGCACAGCTACCGCGACGTCGAGACCCCGCTGATCAACTCGATGGAGCGGCTCATCGACCACGTCACGGTGCTGCCCGACTGA